A genomic region of Magnolia sinica isolate HGM2019 chromosome 6, MsV1, whole genome shotgun sequence contains the following coding sequences:
- the LOC131249354 gene encoding probable disease resistance protein At1g62630 — protein sequence MDLWEIILFFWAPISRHIGYFKDLNNNVETLKRKTKKLKRKHDEIQAEVEDAIPVGKRQKALVENWLTEVRNTENQVDSIRLELALRRICTHHSSRYTLGKRVVEKLEDIKKLNKKLKVKGVFHEVAESSRHPRVLEKQTSLPRGQQSTSGRTLEEIWQCLNEEKNGIIGICGMGGIGKTTLMKEINNRCTKTRDFDVVIWITVSKDLNLGLIQEEIGNRLGMKFDGNEDKGDKLFARLKNLRYLLILDDLWDSFSLVQVGIPKPDKQNRCKIAITSRSVTVCNAMGADKSIKVRALTPEEAWNLFSERCGDVVLSSEIRPVAEDVAKECSGLPLAIKTVGRAMCGKDKKEVWRNALRALKGASPEVPGMEREVFLPLKLSYDCLENDRIKSCFLYCSLFPEDYHIPIDGLVRYWAMEEGFIENVNNLEEASNKGHDIIERIKDACLLEDWSQISKFVRMHDLLRDLAIWITSSSSMEGSKFLVKAGEGLVQPPEENMWRGVVRISLIRNKIEHLKISPACPNLISLFLNENYQLRTIHSNFFELMPKLQILDLSSTGIESLPMSLLQLVNLRVLILSSCRDLVEVPPLGELKELQILDLSYSGLKNFPQGIESLVKLKRLDISETSFTAIPYTMIYGLTSLEEVSMMDLKENVDGATFSEAVNMKRLRSLRISLSSLNGFIAHDMFHRWFSGLTSFLVDVNKRFFRQLSNKQISICECDKFPCGIEGLTKHAFSLDLYKSKGLTSLSKFQGDLKSLRKLRVSECSGVECFIDWREVGDGAFQCLQRLDLYHLPNLEKVFDGGAPPPLNTSLQNLRIIRVFNCEKLSSLFSSSMVEQLHQLEELEIIQCIQMKEIIEGDKLPHNSFPKLRILELDRLPELESIFSQRFMFISLEDMKVISCPKLKKLPLFSSSIHEIKGVIEGEREWWEGLEWEDEKAKSLYTRIYKAS from the coding sequence ATGGACTTGTGGGAAATCATTCTCTTCTTCTGGGCTCCTATTTCTCGGCACATCGGTTATTTCAAAGACCTCAACAACAATGTAGAGACTCTGAAAAGGAAAACGAAAAAGCTAAAACGCAAGCATGATGAAATTCAAGCAGAAGTCGAGGATGCTATACCAGTCGGAAAGAGACAGAAAGCCCTTGTGGAGAATTGGCTCACGGAAGTCAGAAATACCGAAAACCAAGTTGATTCAATAAGATTGGAGCTGGCACTAAGGAGAATATGCACCCATCACTCGTCTCGTTATACATTGGGAAAAAGGGTCGTTGAAAAGCTCGAAGACATCAAAAAGCTCAACAAAAAACTCAAAGTAAAAGGGGTCTTCCATGAGGTGGCTGAGAGCAGTCGACATCCAAGGGTGTTGGAAAAGCAAACATCACTACCACGAGGACAACAAAGCACGTCTGGGCGAACCTTGGAGGAGATATGGCAATGCTTAAACGAGGAAAAGAATGGAATCATAGGTATTTGTGGGATGGGTGGAATAGGAAAAACCACTCTcatgaaagaaataaacaataGGTGCACCAAAACACGTGACTTCGATGTCGTGATTTGGATAACTGTGTCCAAGGATCTCAACTTGGGATTAATCCAAGAGGAGATTGGAAACAGATTGGGTATGAAATTTGACGGAAACGAAGATAAGGGGGACAAGCTGTTTGCTCGGTTGAAGAATCTTAGGTATCTGCTCATCTTAGATGATCTATGGGATTCATTTAGCTTGGTTCAAGTTGGAATTCCCAAGCCAGACAAGCAAAACAGATGCAAGATCGCGATAACATCCCGATCCGTCACAGTGTGCAATGCAATGGGGGCTGATAAGTCTATTAAAGTCAGAGCTCTTACGCCTGAGGAAGCGTGGAATTTGTTCAGTGAAAGATGTGGGGATGTAGTTCTGTCATCCGAGATTCGACCGGTAGCTGAGGACGTTGCAAAGGAGTGCAGTGGATTACCGCTTGCGATTAAGACAGTGGGTAGGGCCATGTGTGGCAAGGATAAGAAAGAGGTATGGAGGAATGCATTGAGGGCATTGAAAGGAGCATCACCTGAGGTTCCAGGTATGGAGCGTGAGGTGTTTCTTCCTTTGAAACTTAGTTACGATTGCCTAGAAAATGATAGGATCAAATCATGTTTCCTGTATTGTTCATTGTTTCCGGAAGATTATCATATACCAATAGATGGGCTAGTAAGATACTGGGCAATGGAGGAAGGATTCATAGAAAATGTGAATAACTTGGAAGAAGCATCAAACAAGGGCCATGACATCATTGAAAGAATCAAGGACGCATGCCTCTTGGAGGATTGGTCTCAAATATCTAAATTTGTTAGGATGCATGATTTGCTCCGTGACTTGGCTATTTGGATCACTTCATCGTCATCCATGGAAGGCTCAAAATTCCTTGTGAAAGCCGGGGAGGGACTAGTGCAGCCACCGGAAGAGAATATGTGGAGAGGGGTTGTAAGGATTTCATTGATACGCAACAAGATAGAGCATCTGAAAATTTCACCTGCTTGTCCTAACTTGATCTCCTTGTTCCTCAATGAAAACTATCAATTACGTACCATTCACAGTAATTTCTTCGAGCTCATGCCAAAACTACAGATCCTTGATCTAAGTTCTACTGGCATTGAATCTCTCCCGATGTCATTATTGCAATTGGTGAATCTACGTGTGCTCATTCTAAGCTCATGCAGAGATCTAGTGGAGGTGCCGCCATTGGGAGAGCTGAAGGAACTCCAAATTCTTGATCTCTCATATTCTGGCCTCAAAAACTTCCCTCAAGGCATTGAAAGCTTGGTTAAACTCAAGAGGTTGGATATATCAGAGACTTCATTCACTGCAATTCCCTACACTATGATATACGGGCTAACTAGTCTGGAGGAAGTAAGCATGATGGATTTGAAGGAAAACGTCGACGGAGCTACTTTCAGTGAGGCTGTGAACATGAAACGCCTGAGATCTTTACGTATCAGTTTGTCCAGTCTTAATGGCTTCATCGCACATGATATGTTCCATAGATGGTTTTCGGGCTTGACAAGTTTCCTTGTTGATGTTAACAAAAGATTTTTCCGGCAGCTTTCTAATAAGCAGATAAGCATTTGTGAATGTGACAAATTCCCCTGCGGGATTGAGGGGTTGACAAAACATGCATTCTCTTTAGACTTGTATAAAAGCAAAGGTTTAACAAGTCTTTCTAAGTTCCAAGGCGATTTAAAGAGCTTAAGAAAACTTCGAGTCAGTGAATGCAGTGGAGTGGAATGCTTTATAGACTGGAGAGAGGTTGGAGATGGTGCATTCCAATGTTTACAGAGGTTGGATCTCTATCATTTACCAAACTTGGAGAAGGTATTCGATGGTGGAGCGCCTCCTCCGCTGAACACAAGCCTGCAAAACCTCAGAATAATAcgggtttttaattgtgaaaaGTTAAGTAGTCTCTTCTCTTCTAGTATGGTAGAGCAACTACATCAGTTAGAGGAGCTTGAAATAATTCAATGTATCCAAATGAAAGAGATTATAGAAGGAGACAAGCTGCCCCATAATTCATTCCCAAAATTACGCATCCTAGAATTGGATAGATTACCAGAATTGGAAAGCATTTTCAGCCAGCGATTTATGTTTATATCTTTGGAAGATATGAAAGTAATTTCCTGTCCAAAGTTGAAGAAGCTCCCTCTCTTCAGCTCAAGCATCCATGAAATAAAAGGAGTAATAGAAGGCGAGAGAGAATGGTGGGAAGGATTAGAGTGGGAAGACGAGAAGGCCAAGTCCCTCTACACCAGAATTTACAAGGCTAGTTGA